The Balneola vulgaris DSM 17893 DNA window CGATTCTCAAATAACCTTAGACGTTCAAGTATCCTAGCCATTGCTACGTTTAACCCTATTTCTTTTACTCTGTTTTAGCAGCCTGCAATCTTTTGCACAATCAGAACAACACATTTGGCCCACCAATGCTAGCCGGCATTTAAGCTCTACCTTTGGTGAAACTAGAGCTGCTCACTTCCATGCTGGTTTAGACATTAAGACTTGGGGTCGAGAAGGATACAAGGTGTATGCAACTAAATCTGGCACCTTACACCGCATACTTATTACTAACAAAGGCTATGGCAAGGCGCTTTACCTAAAGCACAACGACGGAACGTATACGGTATATGCTCACCTTCAACGATTCAATAGTCGCATACAGGCTATCGCCGACTCAGCTCGACTGAAAGATTACAGTTATGAAATGGACCTGTATTTAGATCAAGATTCCGTTTATATCGAGCAAGGGGATGTGATCGCCTATACCGGTTCAACAGGGATAGGTCCACCCCACCTACATTATGAAATCCGTGATGTTTTAAATGAACCGACCAATCCGCTGTTCGCAGATTTCCCCATTAAAGACACGAAACCTCCTGTTTTTAGATCGGTACTTGTTGAGCCCCTGAATAAAAATACACTTATCGAAGGCGCTCCTTATCCCAAATCATTTGCCCTAGATGAAGATGAGACATTAAATGTGTATGCAAATGGTCCCGTTGGCTTGGCCGTGAATGTATATGATCCTGCCGATGAAGTGTATAATAAATATGCGGTATATGAACTGATCCTGACCTCAAAAACGGATACACTTTTTTATCAGCGAAAGGATGAGTTTAGTTTTCATCAAGCGCCCTTGATGTTTCTAGACCGTGTACCTGACTTTAAAAGTGACCGAAGAAATTTTCAGCGTTTATATAAACATGAAAACATTGATCACCCTTTTATCATCATCGATAAAACAAAAGAGACAACCCTTGCAGCACAAGACACGCTAACCTTAACAGCGAAAGATTTTTTCGGCAACTCATCATCAACTCGCATCCTTGTTCAAGAGCAAGCAGTTGATTTCAATACGACCACTCATTCACAAGGTGATTATTGGACATTCAACTGGAAGGCAGAGCACAACAGAATTGTTAATTTTAGAAACTTTGATCAGGGCGTGATTTGGGACTCACAGAATCAACAAAGGCTTATTGAATTCCCGCACGACCTAAACAAAAGTATAGCCCGCCTAGCTCCTTCAACAAACAGTTGGCTTTCTACACCAGATCGAAATCTTAGCCTCCATTTTGACACAGAAAGTCTTTTTGATACTACCAGCTTCACTTTCGACTATTATCTCAAAAATGACACTACATTCATTGAGGTAGGTAATCCTCAAATACCCCTTAAAAATGGATATGATATCCTATTCTATTTGGAAGGAATGCAATCTGATTCCACCTTACGACTATATGAAATTGACGATGAGGAATTCGACTATATAGATTCGAAAGTACAAGGCCATAGCCTAAGAGCCTACCCTAATTCTTTTGGCACTTTTGTTATACTCAACGATACTACGGCACCATCCATACAGAGTATCGAGAAAGTGACTTTAGGTGATGGACAGGAAAGTTATAGCATTCAAACTAGCGACAACTTATCGGGCGTAGATTTTAAGTCGGCTATTTTTAAGATAAACGACGCACAAGGAATAGCTGAGTACGACTATGAAGGAGATTATTTTACATTCTACCTTCCAAACATTGTGCTCAAAAAAGAGAATAATGTTTATTTCGAAGTGAGAGATAAAGCAGGAAACCTTTCCACGAAAAGCTTCCTGCTTAAAAATTAAACGTAAGCGATACAGCTTATTTCAACAAGTACGCTTTTAGGTAGTGTTTGAACTGCTACCGTCTCACGCGCTGGTGGCTCCGACTCAAAGTAGCTACCATAAACTTCGTTCACAGCAGCAAAGTCGTTCATATCATCTAAGAAGATTGAACACTTAATAACTTTAGAAAAATCAGTGCCCGCAGCAGTTAATACTTCCTTCAAATTCTTCATTACTTGCTTGGCTTGATCCGCTGCATTGTCGCCCACAATTTCCATTGTTTCTGGGTTTAATGGAATCTGCCCTGAACAATATAAAAGGCCATTATGAAGTACTGCTTGGCTATATGGACCGATAGCTGCTGGTGCACTATCAGTAGAGATAATTTTTTTCATGAACTAAGGTTTTTTTGTTTTAAACTTATTACTCGTGTGAAGCCTTCATTTTTTGCGGAAAGCTTGACTTATGGTTACTTTACGCAACTTATTAAATCCACATGAAATCAACCACTATCAATTTTAAGACTGACATGAAAAAGATATTACAAAGTCTCTTCGGAATTGCTCTATTCACTACACTATTAGTGAACTGCGGCGGCGGTGGAGACCCAATCATCAAAGAAGCGAAAGATGGTATCCAATCGCAGAACTACATGGCTGCTATCGCTACTTTGGATAGTGCTATTGCACAAGACCCTTCTAAT harbors:
- a CDS encoding RidA family protein, yielding MKKIISTDSAPAAIGPYSQAVLHNGLLYCSGQIPLNPETMEIVGDNAADQAKQVMKNLKEVLTAAGTDFSKVIKCSIFLDDMNDFAAVNEVYGSYFESEPPARETVAVQTLPKSVLVEISCIAYV
- a CDS encoding M23 family metallopeptidase, giving the protein MLRLTLFLLLCFSSLQSFAQSEQHIWPTNASRHLSSTFGETRAAHFHAGLDIKTWGREGYKVYATKSGTLHRILITNKGYGKALYLKHNDGTYTVYAHLQRFNSRIQAIADSARLKDYSYEMDLYLDQDSVYIEQGDVIAYTGSTGIGPPHLHYEIRDVLNEPTNPLFADFPIKDTKPPVFRSVLVEPLNKNTLIEGAPYPKSFALDEDETLNVYANGPVGLAVNVYDPADEVYNKYAVYELILTSKTDTLFYQRKDEFSFHQAPLMFLDRVPDFKSDRRNFQRLYKHENIDHPFIIIDKTKETTLAAQDTLTLTAKDFFGNSSSTRILVQEQAVDFNTTTHSQGDYWTFNWKAEHNRIVNFRNFDQGVIWDSQNQQRLIEFPHDLNKSIARLAPSTNSWLSTPDRNLSLHFDTESLFDTTSFTFDYYLKNDTTFIEVGNPQIPLKNGYDILFYLEGMQSDSTLRLYEIDDEEFDYIDSKVQGHSLRAYPNSFGTFVILNDTTAPSIQSIEKVTLGDGQESYSIQTSDNLSGVDFKSAIFKINDAQGIAEYDYEGDYFTFYLPNIVLKKENNVYFEVRDKAGNLSTKSFLLKN